The region GAGGCCCTGCCCCATCGCCGGGGCGAGGAAGTACAGGCCCAGCGTCTGCGAGGCGAACACCTTCGGGGCCAGCTTCGTGGAGGCCGAGAGCCCGACGGGCGAGAGCATCAGCTCACCGATGGTCATGATCACGAAGACCATCGCCAGCATCAGCGCCATGTGCTTGCCGCCGTCGCCCGCCGCGCTCTTGGAGAGCACGACCCACAGGAACGCCAGGCCCACGAACAGCAGACCGCCCACGAACTTCTGCGGGGTCGACGGCTGCCGCTCACCCAGCTTGATCCACAGCGTCGCGAACACCGGTGCCAGCGCGATGATCGCCAGCGAGTTGATCGACTGGAACCACGACGCCGGGATCTCGTAGCCGAGGACACCGAGCTGGGTGTCGGCCTCGGCGAGGTTGGCCAGCGTGTTCGGCTGCTGCTCGAAGAGCAGGAAGAACAGCGCGGTCGCCAGGAACAGCGGGATGTAGGCGACCAGCCGGTCCCGCTCGATCCTGGTGATCTGCTTGCTGCTGAGCATCACCGCGAAGTAGACGACCGGCAGCACCGCCGAGAGCAGGCTGATCAGGTTCACCATGCCGTCGAGCCCGATCACCCCGCTGAATCCCAGCACCGCGATCCCACCGACCACCAGCACGGCGATGGCGACGGCACGGCCGAGCACGCGGCCCTTGTGCTCGGCGGGCAGCGGGTTGACCGGCTTGAGACCGGCGGTGCCGAGGTTCCTGCGGCCGATGACGTACTGGATCAGGCCCAGCGCCATGCCGACCGCGGCCGCGCCGAAGCCGAGGTGCCAGTTGACCTTCTCGCCGAGCCAGCCGCACACCAGCGGGGCCAGGAAACCGCCGATGTTGATGCCCATGTAGAAGATCGAGAACCCGGCGTCGCGGCGGGTGTCGTGCTCGCCGTAGAGGCTGCCCAGCATGCCGGAGATGTTCGGCTTGAGCAGGCCGGTGCCGATCACCAGCAGCACCAGGCCGCCGACCACTGTGGCCACACCGCCGGGCATGGCCAGGCAGATGTGGCCCAGCATGATGACGAGCCCGCCGTAGAACACCGCCCACTGGGCGCCGATGATCCGGTCGGCGAACCAGCCGCCGAAGATGCCGCTCATGTAGACCGAGGCACCGTAGACACCCACGACCGACAACGCCGTGGACTCGGGGATGCCGAGCCCGCCTTCGGCGACGGCGGTGTACAGGTAGTACCCCAGGATCGCGCGCATCCCGTAGTAGGAGAAGCGTTCCCACATCTCGGTGAAGAACAGCGTGGACAGTCCGCGGGGGTGCCCGAAGAAGCCCCGCTGCGGCGCGTCCGCAACCGTGGCCGTTGAACTCACGATCACGTCCTCTCGTACGTATCTTTACGCGGCGGTAGCCGCCAACTCTGCGGCAGGCTACGCCCTCGTACGGTGGTCTGGGCCACCAGTCGCAAAGCCGCCGCTGGCGAATTCCGCCACCCCGGCGACGTGCGGAGATGCCGATCACACCAACCGCGTGACCAGGCCTTCCGCCCCCAGTTCAACTTCTGCGCCAATAGTGCGTGAGCATGCTCACATCCGCCTTCCGAGCCACGATGGACGCATGCGACTGCTGCACGCCCACCGCAGGGCGATGACCGAGTTCGACACCCGCGTGCGCGCGATCGGCGACGACCAGTGGGACAACGGCACACCGTGCGCGCAGTGGACGGTGCGCGATCTGGTGCAGCACCTGGTGTCCGAGCAGCTTTGGGCACCGCGGCTGCTCGACGGCGCCACGCTGGAGGAGGTCGGGGACCGCTTCGACGGGGACGTGCTCGGCGCCGACCCGAAGGGGGCTTGGACCGAGGCAAGCGCGCAGGCGCGGCAGGCGTGGGACCGGCCGGGCGCGGCGACGGGCGAGGTGCACGTGACCGGCGGGGTGATCCCGGCCGAGGACTACGGCTGGCAGATGACCCTGGACCTGACCGTCCACGCGTGGGACCTGGCCTGCGGAATCCGGTCCGACACCAGCCTGGACCCCGACCTCGTCGCGGTGGTTCGCACGGTGTTCGAACCGCAGGTCGCGTCATGGCAGGACATGGGAATCTTCGACCCGCCGCTACCGGTGCCCGACGACGCCGACGAGCAGACGCGCCTGCTGGCGATGCTCGGGCGGGACGCCCGCGACCAGGGACGTGCCCGGCGGTGATGCCGATGTCGTTACCCGAGCACTGGTCCGACCGGGATATACTCGTGCCGTATTTTTCGCTTTCCGTTGAGGAGTGACCTCTTCCGTGCCCCAGGCACAATCACCTGACGGCAGTACCAGGCCGGGACGAAGTCCCGGCTTTCCGCTTCACGTCTCCGGCGCCCGCTTCCGAGGTGGCCGGTGATGGAGATCCTGCTGTCGGCCCTCGGCCTTCTGTTCGTGGCATTGCTCACGCTCGGCACCGGCCTCGCCGTCGCCGCCGAGTTCTCCCTGACATCCCTGGAACGCAG is a window of Saccharopolyspora erythraea NRRL 2338 DNA encoding:
- a CDS encoding peptide MFS transporter; translation: MSSTATVADAPQRGFFGHPRGLSTLFFTEMWERFSYYGMRAILGYYLYTAVAEGGLGIPESTALSVVGVYGASVYMSGIFGGWFADRIIGAQWAVFYGGLVIMLGHICLAMPGGVATVVGGLVLLVIGTGLLKPNISGMLGSLYGEHDTRRDAGFSIFYMGINIGGFLAPLVCGWLGEKVNWHLGFGAAAVGMALGLIQYVIGRRNLGTAGLKPVNPLPAEHKGRVLGRAVAIAVLVVGGIAVLGFSGVIGLDGMVNLISLLSAVLPVVYFAVMLSSKQITRIERDRLVAYIPLFLATALFFLLFEQQPNTLANLAEADTQLGVLGYEIPASWFQSINSLAIIALAPVFATLWIKLGERQPSTPQKFVGGLLFVGLAFLWVVLSKSAAGDGGKHMALMLAMVFVIMTIGELMLSPVGLSASTKLAPKVFASQTLGLYFLAPAMGQGLGAQVVKLYSVENQQLYFGIVGLATIGCAVLLAVGAKSIKKYMHGVN
- a CDS encoding TIGR03086 family metal-binding protein, which produces MRLLHAHRRAMTEFDTRVRAIGDDQWDNGTPCAQWTVRDLVQHLVSEQLWAPRLLDGATLEEVGDRFDGDVLGADPKGAWTEASAQARQAWDRPGAATGEVHVTGGVIPAEDYGWQMTLDLTVHAWDLACGIRSDTSLDPDLVAVVRTVFEPQVASWQDMGIFDPPLPVPDDADEQTRLLAMLGRDARDQGRARR